Proteins encoded in a region of the Quercus lobata isolate SW786 chromosome 8, ValleyOak3.0 Primary Assembly, whole genome shotgun sequence genome:
- the LOC115954915 gene encoding uncharacterized protein LOC115954915, whose protein sequence is MVVSSGGGGGPWAEMKGGLTLQILKGRRFMMFGSLLIMNTAGLSYIFALYSSEIKSSLGYDQTTLNLISFYKDLGANIGIISGLINEITPPWVVLAMGAGFNFFGYFMIWLSVTGRVAKPHVWQMCLYICLGSNSQPFVNTGALVTCIKNFPESRGVLIGVLKGYTGLSGAVITQLYHAIYGDDAKSLILLIAWLPAAICLTFLRTMRIMKAPRQPNELKLLYNFLYISLGLAGFLMIIIIVEKRVTFTQSEYGGSAAMVLFLLFLPLAVVIRDEYRLWKSKNEAMNDPSPIKVTTEEAISNGASTISVTTSAQNKKQVSCWQTAFQPPDRGEDYTILQALFSIDMLLIFFATICGLGGTLTVIDNLGQIGASLGYPKQSISTFVSLVSIWNYLGRVVAGITSEIFITKYKIPRTLMLTLTLLVSCIGHLLIAFNIPNGIYFASVIIGFCFGAQWPLLFAIISEIFGLKYYSTLFNFAAVASPIGSYLLNVRVTGHLYDKEAEKQMVASGLIRKVGEDLKCNGVECFKLSFIIIAAVTFSGTLVSFILVLRTRKFYKSDIYKKFSENENQAQTKTVMAGDGAQLVEAQVR, encoded by the coding sequence ATGGTTGTtagcagtggtggtggtggaggccCTTGGGCGGAGATGAAGGGTGGCCTCACCCTCCAAATTCTGAAGGGGCGGAGATTCATGATGTTTGGGTCTCTTTTGATTATGAACACGGCTGGTTTGAGCTACATCTTTGCCCTCTACTCCAGCGAGATCAAGTCCTCACTTGGCTATGACCAAACCACCCTCAATTTGATCAGCTTCTACAAGGACTTGGGTGCAAATATTGGAATCATCTCTGGCCTAATCAATGAGATCACACCCCCATGGGTTGTGTTAGCTATGGGTGCAGGGTTCAACTTTTTTGGGTACTTCATGATATGGCTAAGCGTGACCGGAAGAGTTGCCAAGCCCCATGTTTGGCAAATGTGCTTATACATATGCCTTGGCTCAAATTCACAACCTTTTGTCAACACTGGAGCCCTTGTCACTTGCATCAAGAACTTCCCTGAAAGCCGTGGAGTTCTTATTGGTGTTTTGAAGGGTTACACGGGTCTAAGTGGGGCTGTGATTACACAGTTGTACCATGCTATCTATGGTGATGACGCGAAGTCTTTGATTTTGCTAATTGCGTGGCTTCCAGCAGCTATATGTTTGACTTTTCTTCGAACCATGAGGATCATGAAGGCTCCTCGGCAGCCTAACGAGCTCAAACTTCTCTATAATTTCCTCTATATTTCGCTTGGTCTCGCGGGGTTCTTGATGATTATAATCATAGTAGAGAAAAGGGTCACCTTTACACAAAGTGAATATGGAGGGAGTGCAGCCATGGTACTTTTCTTACTGTTTCTCCCACTTGCAGTTGTCATTAGAGACGAGTACAGGCTTTGGAAGAGTAAGAATGAAGCCATGAATGACCCTTCACCAATAAAAGTTACTACAGAGGAGGCAATTTCTAATGGAGCTTCAACAATTTCAGTCACGACAAGTGCTCAAAATAAAAAGCAAGTTTCTTGTTGGCAAACAGCTTTTCAGCCACCAGATAGAGGGGAGGACTATACGATATTACAAGCACTTTTCAGCATTGACATGTTGCTGATATTCTTTGCTACAATCTGTGGCCTAGGGGGAACTTTAACGGTAATAGACAACTTGGGTCAGATTGGAGCTTCCTTAGGATATCCAAAGCAAAGCATAAGCACTTTTGTGTCACTTGTAAGCATTTGGAACTACCTCGGACGTGTGGTCGCAGGTATTACCTCCGAAATTTTCATTACAAAGTACAAAATCCCACGCACTCTCATGCTCACTTTGACTCTCCTAGTATCATGTATTGGTCACCTCCTAATCGCGTTTAATATACCGAATGGTATCTATTTCGCATCAGtgattattgggttttgttttggtgCACAATGGCCATTGCTCTTTGCAATTATTTCTGAAATCTTTGGCCTCAAGTACTACTCTACACTGTTCAATTTTGCGGCAGTGGCAAGTCCAATAGGGTCTTATTTGCTCAATGTGAGAGTCACTGGGCATTTATATGACAAGGAAGCTGAGAAGCAAATGGTAGCCTCGGGGCTCATAAGGAAGGTTGGGGAGGACTTGAAGTGTAATGGGGTTGAGTGCTTCAAATTGTCTTTCATTATCATTGCTGCCGTGACCTTTTCTGGCACACTTGTTTCGTTCATTCTGGTGCTAAGGACTAGGAAGTTCTATAAGAGTGACATCTATAAGAAGTTCAGTGAGAATGAGAATCAGGCCCAAACGAAAACCGTGATGGCTGGAGATGGTGCCCAACTGGTGGAGGCACAAGTTAGGTAG